From one Pieris brassicae chromosome 5, ilPieBrab1.1, whole genome shotgun sequence genomic stretch:
- the LOC123710331 gene encoding 5-hydroxytryptamine receptor, with amino-acid sequence MNLSGTPPRGINDTSYEVSTGWYDNCSWVDAVSWGCNLTANVTGNATTSDVTSLVLMAVTSVVLALIILATIIGNVFVIAAIIIERNLQNVANYLVASLAVADLMVACLVMPLGAVYEVSQGWILGPELCDMWTSSDVLCSSASILHLVAIATDRYWAVTNVDYIHIRNEKRIFTMIFLVWAAALVVSLAPQLGWKDPDYLARITQQQKCLVSQDLAYQIFATCSTFYVPLAVILILYWKIFQTARRRIRRRRDPPPARPSSADGAPPSGRPVQTARDRRFVKKRFLNLKKCNQRTRAETIAAALLLTEGQSTSTVDTLDEEPKTTAFTINEKAPVSPEKSSSTATNGSKPERAIVTGPSQREKKESLEAKRERKAAKTLAIITGAFVFCWLPFFIMALVMPICQTCVISDYLASFFLWLGYFNSTLNPVIYTIFSPDFRQAFARILFGSHRRGRNKKY; translated from the exons ATGAAGTCTCTACGGGGTGGTACGATAACTGTTCCTGGGTGGACGCTGTGTCGTGGGGCTGCAACCTCACCGCCAACGTGACGGGCAATGCTACCACCAGTGACGTCACGTCGCTCGTCCTCATGGCGGTGACGTCCGTCGTCCTGGCGCTCATCATTCTAGCCACTATTATTG GTAATGTGTTTGTAATAGCTGCAATCATAATTGAAAGAAACCTTCAGAATGTAGCAAACTACCTCGTGGCATCCCTGGCTGTGGCTGATCTGATGGTGGCTTGTCTTGTGATGCCACTCGGAGCTGTCTATGAG GTTAGCCAGGGTTGGATTTTGGGACCTGAACTATGTGACATGTGGACATCGAGCGATGTTCTTTGCAGTTCAGCATCAATCCTTCATCTCGTTGCCATTGCAACGGACAG ATACTGGGCCGTCACAAACGTCGACTACATCCACATAAGGAATGAGAAGCGTATTTTCACAATGATCTTCCTCGTCTGGGCTGCAGCCTTGGTCGTGTCTTTAGCTCCACAGTTGGGCTGGAAAGACCCAGACTACCTCGCGAGAATAACACAACAACAGAAGTGCCTCGTAAGCCAAGATCTTGCCTACCAGATCTTCGCTACTTGCTCCACCTTCTATGTCCCGCTGGCTGTCATCCTTATCTTGTATTGGAAGATTTTCCAGACAGCAAGAAGACGAATACGAAGGCGAAG AGATCCACCACCAGCCAGACCTTCGTCAGCTGACGGCGCCCCACCTTCCGGCAGACCCGTACAGACCGCACGAGATAGGCGTTTTGTCAAGAAACGTTTCCTAAACTTAAAGAAATGCAACCAACGTACTAGGGCTGAAACCATTGCTGCAGCCTTATTACTCACTGAAGGCCAAAGTACGTCCACGGTAGACACGTTAGACGAAGAACCAAAAACAACTGCTTTCACAATAAACGAAAAAGCCCCGGTATCACCAGAAAAGTCTTCTTCGACGGCCACAAATGGCTCAAAGCCCGAACGTGCAATCGTAACAGGACCTTCTCAAAGAGAGAAGAAGGAATCATTAGAAGCAAAACGCGAAAGAAAGGCAGCGAAAACGCTGGCAATAATTACCGGGGCATTTGTTTTCTGCTGGCTACCATTTTTCATAATGGCGCTAGTGATGCCAATCTGTCAGACGTGTGTGATAAGCGACTACTTAGCTAGCTTCTTCCTGTGGCTTGGCTACTTTAACTCGACGTTAAACCCAGTGATTTACACAATATTCAGCCCGGATTTCCGGCAAGCGTTCGCGCGCATTCTCTTCGGTTCGCATAGACGCGgccgtaataaaaaatattga